A stretch of Aedes aegypti strain LVP_AGWG chromosome 2, AaegL5.0 Primary Assembly, whole genome shotgun sequence DNA encodes these proteins:
- the LOC5563585 gene encoding protein lifeguard 1 — translation MAEVPYQTMENASQVPKTTQLDPESQVEIRGMSFSEESIRKAFIRKVYLILTVQLAITMAFISLFMYHAPARIWTMQNPWVGTIAFVTMFAVLIIMACCGEMRRKTPHNFIFLAMFTAAQGLMLGIVATAYDSNEVLMAVGITCAICVGLTLFSFQTKWDFTVMGGFLFVGLLVVFIFGIIVAFFPGSAASSVYSACGALLFSLYLIYDTQLMIGGNHKYSISPEEYIFAALNLYLDIINIFLFILRR, via the exons ATGGCCGAAGTACCGTATCAAACCATGGAGAATGCATCTCAAGTGCCGAAAACGACCCAATTGGACCCGGAGAGCCAGGTGGAAATTCGTGGAATGTCGTTCTCTGAGGAATCCATCCGCAAAGCTTTCATTCGGAAAGTGTATCTCATTCTAACG GTGCAATTGGCTATCACTATGGCGTTTATTTCGTTGTTTATGTACCATGCACCGGCTAGGATTTGGACTATGCAGAACCCATGGGTCGGAACAATTGCCTTCGTGACCATGTTCGCGGTTCTTATCATAATGGCTTGTTGTGGAGAAATGAGACGAAAGACTCCTcataatttcatatttttggccATGTTCACCGCGGCCCAAGGACTGATGCTTGGAATCGTGGCTACTGCATACGATTCCAATGAG GTTCTCATGGCAGTTGGCATTACATGTGctatttgtgttggattgaccCTATTCTCGTTCCAGACCAAATGGGATTTCACCGTAATGGGGGGCTTCCTTTTCGTGGGTTTGTtggttgttttcatttttggaaTTATTGTGGCATTTTTCCCTGGAAGTGCCGCTAGCTCGGTTTACTCGGCATGTGGAGCACTACTGTTCTCGTTGTATCTAATTTACGATACGCAGCTAATGATTGGAGGCAATCATAAATATTCGATAAGCCCTGAAGAGTACATCTTTGCTGCACTTAATCTCTATCTGgatattattaatattttccTGTTTATTTTGAGAAGATAA